The sequence taatcaacatgcatTCACATGTTCGAGTTCAGTCTAAGAAGAGAAACCATAGCCTACCTGAACGCAGATCACGCGCGCTCCAAAATTCACTCCCCGgatcttttactttctaaaaggCCTCGAAACGTTGATACACTATCAGAAATAGAGTCACAACGTTATTACAGtcatttaaacactaaaattgCAAGAAACGGAGACGGGTCAATTTCACGGTCAAAATGGAAAAAANNNNNNNNNNNNNNNNNNNNNNNNNNNNNNNNNNNNNNNNNNNNNNNNNNNNNNNNNNNNNNNNNNNNNNNNNNNNNNNNNNNNNNNNNNNNNNNNNNNNNNNNNNNNNNNNNNNNNNNNNNNNNNNNNNNNNNNNNNNNNNNNNNNNNNNNNNNNNNNNNNNNNNNNNNNNNNNNNNNNNNNNNNNNNNNNNNNNNNNNNNNNNNNNNNNNNNNNNNNNNNNNNNNNNNNNNNNNNNNNNNNNNNNNNNNNNNNNNNNNNNNNNNNNNNNNNNNNNNNNNNNNNNNNNNNNNNNNNNNNNNNNNNNNNNNNNNNNNNNNNNNNNNNNNNNNNNNNNNNNNNNNNNNNNNNNNNNNNNNNNNNNNNNNNNNNNNNNNNNNNNNNNNNNNNNNNNNNNNNNNNNNNNNNNNNNNNNNNNNNNNNNNNNNNNNNNNNNNNNNNNNNNNNNNNNNNNNNNNNNNNNNNNNNNNNNNNNNNNNNNNNNNNNNNNNNNNNNNNNNNNNNNNNNNNNNNNNNNNNNNNNNNNNNNNNNNNNNNNNNNNNNNNNNNNNNNNNNNNNNNNNNNNNNNNNNNNNNNNNNNNNNNNNNNNNNNNNNNNNNNNNNNNNNNNNNNNNNNNNNNNNNNNNNNNNNNNNNNNNNNNNNNNNNNNNNNNNNNNNNNNNNNNNNNNNNNNNNNNNNNNNNNNNNNNNNNNNNNNNNNNNNNNNNNNNNNNNNNNNNNNNNNNNNNNNNNNNNNNNNNNNNNNNNNNNNNNNNNNNNNNNNNNNNNNNNNNNNNNNNNNNNNNNNNNNNNNNNNNNNNNNNNNNNNNNNNNNNNNNNNNNNNNNNNNNNNNNNNNNNNNNNNNNNNNNNNNNNNNNNNNNNNNNNNNNNNNNNNNNNNNNNNNNNNNNNNNNNNNNNNNNNNNNNNNNNNNNNNNNNNNNNNNNNNNNNNNNNNNNNNNNNNNNNNNNNNNNNNNNNNNNNNNNNNNNNNNNNNNNNNNNNNNNNNNNNNNNNNNNNNNNNNNNNNNNNNNNNNNNNNNNNNNNNNNNNNNNNNNNNNNNNNNNNNNNNNNNNNNNNNNNNNNNNNNNNNNNNNNNNNNNNNNNNNNNNNNNNNNNNNNNNNNNNNNNNNNNNNNNNNNNNNNNNNNNNNNNNNNNNNNNNNNNNNNNNNNNNNNNNNNNNNNNNNNNNNNNNNNNNNNNNNNNNNNNNNNNNNNNNNNNNNNNNNNNNNNNNNNNNNNNNNNNNNNNNNNNNNNNNNNNNNNNNNNNNNNNNNNNNNNNNNNNNNNNNNNNNNNNNNNNNNNNNNNNNNNNNNNNNNNNNNNNNNNNNNNNNNNNNNNNNNNNNNNNNNNNNNNNNNNNNNNNNNNNNNNNNNNNNNNNNNNNNNNNNNNNNNNNNNNNNNNNNNNNNNNNNNNNNNNNNNNNNNNNNNNNNNNNNNNNNNNNNNNNNNNNNNNNNNNNNNNNNNNNNNNNNNNNNNNNNNNNNNNNNNNNNNNNNNNNNNNNNNNNNNNNNNNNNNNNNNNNNNNNNNNNNNNNNNNNNNNNNNNNNNNNNNNNNNNNNNNNNNNNNNNNNNNNNNNNNNNNNNNNNNNNNNNNNNNNNNNNNNNNNNNNNNNNNNNNNNNNNNNNNNNNNNNNNNNNNNNNNNNNNNNNNNNNNNNNNNNNNNNNNNNNNNNNNNNNNNNNNNNNNNNNNNNNNNNNNNNNNNNNNNNNNNNNNNNNNNNNNNNNNNNNNNNNNNNNNNNNNNNNNNNNNNNNNNNNNNNNNNNNNNNNNNNNNNNNNNNNNNNNNNNNNNNNNNNNNNNNNNNNNNNNNNNNNNNNNNNNNNNNNNNNNNNNNNNNNNNNNNNNNNNNNNNNNNNNNNNNNNNNNNNNNNNNNNNNNNNNNNNNNNNNNNNNNNNNNNNNNNNNNNNNNNNNNNNNNNNNNNNNNNNNNNNNNNNNNNNNNNNNNNNNNNNNNNNNNNNNNNNNNNNNNNNNNNNNNNNNNNNNNNNNNNNNNNNNNNNNNNNNNNNNNNNNNNNNNNNNNNNNNNNNNNNNNNNNNNNNNNNNNNNNNNNNNNNNNNNNNNNNNNNNNNNNNNNNNNNNNNNNNNNNNNNNNNNNNNNNNNNNNNNNNNNNNNNNNNNNNNNNNNNNNNNNNNNNNNNNNNNNNNNNNNNNNNNNNNNNNNNNNNNNNNNNNNNNNNNNNNNNNNNNNNNNNNNNNNNNNNNNNNNNNNNNNNNNNNNNNNNNNNNNNNNNNNNNNNNNNNNNNNNNNNNNNNNNNNNNNNNNNNNNNNNNNNNNNNNNNNNNNNNNNNNNNNNNNNNNNNNNNNNNNNNNNNNNNNNNNNNNNNNNNNNNNNNNNNNNNNNNNNNNNNNNNNNNNNNNNNNNNNNNNNNNNNNNNNNNNNNNNNNNNNNNNNNNNNNNNNNNNNNNNNNNNNNNNNNNNNNNNNNNNNNNNNNNNNNNNNNNNNNNNNNNNNNNNNNNNNNNNNNNNNNNNNNNNNNNNNNNNNNNNNNNNNNNNNNNNNNNNNNNNNNNNNNNNNNNNNNNNNNNNNNNNNNNNNNNNNNNNNNNNNNNNNNNNNNNNNNNNNNNNNNNNNNNNNNNNNNNNNNNNNNNNNNNNNNNNNNNNNNNNNNNNNNNNNNNNNNNNNNNNNNNNNNNNNNNNNNNNNNNNNNNNNNNNNNNNNNNNNNNNNNNNNNNNNNNNNNNNNNNNNNNNNNNNNNNNNNNNNNNNNNNNNNNNNNNNNNNNNNNNNNNNNNNNNNNNNNNNNNNNNNNNNNNNNNNNNNNNNNNNNNNNNNNNNNNNNNNNNNNNNNNNNNNNNNNNNNNNNNNNNNNNNNNNNNNNNNNNNNNNNNNNNNNNNNNNNNNNNNNNNNNNNNNNNNNNNNNNNNNNNNNNNNNNNNNNNNNNNNNNNNNNNNNNNNNNNNNNNNNNNNNNNNNNNNNNNNNNNNNNNNNNNNNNNNNNNNNNNNNNNNNNNNNNNNNNNNNNNNNNNNNNNNNNNNNNNNNNNNNNNNNNNNNNNNNNNNNNNNNNNNNNNNNNNNNNNNNNNNNNNNNNNNNNNNNNNNNNNNNNNNNNNNNNNNNNNNNNNNNNNNNNNNNNNNNNNNNNNNNNNNNNNNNNNNNNNNNNNNNNNNNNNNNNNNNNNNNNNNNNNNNNNNNNNNNNNNNNNNNNNNNNNNNNNNNNNNNNNNNNNNNNNNNNNNNNNNNNNNNNNNNNNNNNNNNNNNNNNNNNNNNNNNNNNNNNNNNNNNNNNNNNNNNNNNNNNNNNNNNNNNNNNNNNNNNNNNNNNNNNNNNNNNNNNNNNNNNNNNNNNNNNNNNNNNNNNNNNNNNNNNNNNNNNNNNNNNNNNNNNNNNNNNNNNNNNNNNNNNNNNNNNNNNNNNNNNNNNNNNNNNNNNNNNNNNNNNNNNNNNNNNNNNNNNNNNNNNNNNNNNNNNNNNNNNNNNNNNNNNNNNNNNNNNNNNNNNNNNNNNNNNNNNNNNNNNNNNNNNNNNNNNNNNNNNNNNNNNNNNNNNNNNNNNNNNNNNNNNNNNNNNNNNNNNNNNNNNNNNNNNNNNNNNNNNNNNNNNNNNNNNNNNNNNNNNNNNNNNNNNNNNNNNNNNNNNNNNNNNNNNNNNNNNNNNNNNNNNNNNNNNNNNNNNNNNNNNNNNNNNNNNNNNNNNNNNNNNNNNNNNNNNNNNNNNNNNNNNNNNNNNNNNNNNNNNNNNNNNNNNNNNNNNNNNNNNNNNNNNNNNNNNNNNNNNNNNNNNNNNNNNNGGCTGCACCAGATTCAGCTTTGCCTACTTTCTTTAAAGTCTCCGACGGGTGCTCGGAATCCGTTCGGaacctgataaaaataaaatagatatgctACCCTACCAAAGTCGACATTCCGGACTCAAAGGCGCAGTCGAAATTTTCATCAGAGGTCATCTCGATAAAATGTGGGTCCCACTTCCATTggccattttaagtcaaaaaccacaaaagggctcggaaaaatatcaaaaacctcaaaacccgaaagaagggtcaaactagaccaaactcgACATTCCGGAGCTAACCGCGCTGACGGAATTCTCATCCGAGCGCGTTTACTCagaatgttgactaaagtcaaacttagcctttaaacttaaagttaaaacgcctaatccCACCAACTCACACTGAAAACTTTGGGAGTCATGTCGACAATGCTACTGGACTAAAATGACCCTTCCGGAACTGATGGAATCGTCAGAATTGGATTCTGATgtcatcttcttgaacttttgatcgaaaatgatcgttcaaggttcataagctTCAAAAATACTAAAGCTCACACAATAACAAAACGAATGACCAGGTGACCGATCTGTCAGTCccagcaagtcataaatgacttagaaTCGCTGTAGGAACGCTCTAAACGATGTACAGaagataaaacactaaaaatgacaataagGGTCATTACACAGGGAGAGGTCtggaaatataaatttttttagggaATTTCTGTTTCcttttcctctttttattttgttacttGTTCTTGAATCTGTGCTTTGTATGTGtatatcaattttatataaatgttttaaaagattaagtatttgaattataaaaagaaaaattaaatgtcatatgaacatattaaaaaaagaaaagaaaaaatatataaaaatcctCTTGAATTTGATCGCATAACTGACTCTAACACTTAAACTATATGGGCGTTTAAAATCTCCCCTGAAATACAACCCTGAGAGTAGAATATCACTATCACCTGCAACATCACATTCATGTAAGCACCATGTATTAATTTTCAGTCTTTGTTTTTCTTGaacatttttcttaaaactcattattataataaattaattttaaaaatgcaattgaaaatcaaaattgtcACATTTTCTTTCACCCCGTCTCTTCTATGCCCCctccttttctctttcttctttctttcttgattttcaccattttcaACCTTCACTagcttcttctttctttcaaattttcagTCTTCAatagttgttttctttttcaacattcatcaactttttaaaaaaaatagcgtacatacttttttttttcttcagggTAATAGAGCCTTAGTTTAATTAAAGTGTCTTTGAAATTTCAATTATAGTGGGTTAATAagaagttaaattttttaacaaTATACGTTAAAATGTACGTGCATTCAATTACTCAATGGAAGAAGAAAGGCAAGAGTATTAATGGTATACGTTGAGATCAATAtgcattaaattaataaatggaAAATGAAAGGTTTTTACTGATATTTCTAGCATATAAATTTAACGAAGTGCTCCTTCGACTTGCTTGTTTTCTATCTAAGAGGTGCAAATATAAAGAATAAATGAAACCGTAAGAATGAATGTACCTTCTTCAAGCTTTTGTAAGCGTGCTGGGGAATTTCTCCATTATTCATCAGGTCTTCTATTGACCAACTCCTTACGAAGTAAGCTCTCACAGCATTTTTGGCCACAACTTTCATATCTGAGAATTTCATGTTTTTTGCTTCAGAGGGAAAACGGAATCggaaatttgatgaagaagaataaaagaaCGTGAGTTGTGTTTATACACACAAGAGTTTGTTACCAAATACTGCCCCTCGCCTTTACTCTCTGTTTGGGAATATTTACGGCTCTACCTTTCAGTTATTGGCTGAGTTTTGGGGATATTGCAGGGGTAATTTCGTCCCAgaagaaaaggagaagaatTCTCTAGGCTCAGTCGTTGGCGGGAAAGGGGAGATACCCGCTAATACCATATGTTGGGTGtatcaaaaattcataaacttatCCAAATTATTTAAGCACTGAGATAGAATATGCGCAACttcaaaaatcatcaatactaATTAAAACGAAATAATTATCTGATTAAAATCTTAtatcaattaatgaaaaaaaactaTCATTTAACCAATATATCTCCATCCCAAATCCCATAATAAGACTATGGAGCACATATTATCCTCACCTCCCctcccccccaaaaaaaaagttcataatAGCACAGTAAGATCAGTGATCCGCTACATTAATACCATGAAACAAGTGATAGAACATACATTTATACAACAAACAATGATATGCATAAGAATATATTATgtcttttaaataaattgaataccCAACTCATTTAAcgtgaattaaaaaaaaaacaaatttatattattcgTTTAAAAGTgaatagttaaataaataaaagacattcatttataaaagaaacaaatgtggctttaatatttttttaaggtaTATGATCCTCTAGGGATGGGGATGGGTTGGATAAAgggaaaaaatcattttttgaaaaacaatctTTTTAGGGAAGGGGATTGGTGGTAGTGGTGGTgtggtgtgtgtgtgtttattttattttttttttggaagggggagggggggggaAGAGGGTGGTCGAAgtagtaaaaaataaagttatttaaaaaaaatgctaaTTTAAATGTTGACACATTGGCGTTTGGGGTTGGGGTGAGGGGTGAAGAGTAGGTAAGAGATTTTGCTTTTGAAACTTTAAAGATAAACCCTATAATAATATGGGTAAATatagatatttatattattcattgtataattcgtttttacccatttaaaatatgatttgagtcgattattttgttattttttatttaactcatttttgataaatttatatttgattcgATTTGCTCATTTGTCACTCCTAGTTGCGATAGCGATTTCCTCTAATCTATTGGTTTCGATCGACTCATATTTTCAAGTTTCATGTGCTGCTCCCTTGGGTGCCGTTGAAATCGAGAGCTTGAGAAGATCTTTGCTTGAAGCGCTAGTTTTTGGTGAAATTTGTTGTGTTTTTCTCTAACTTTGTtagcaataataatatatgtaagTTCTAATTTGATTGTTTACTTTTCAACTCGAATATACCCATAATGAACTTCAATTCATTGTAAAGATAATCGACATGTATTTTACTTGTGTTTGACAAACAAATCATTCGAAAATGAAATAGGTAATAAGTCTTTTGTGTATTCGCTAAAAATACGTTTTCCTACTAAAacaattgaaatgtttttaaaggAGTATTTGGTTAAGCAAAAGTGCTTATCACCAAGGAATATAACATTCAAAGGCCAAAGCACTTTAGCTTCAGACTAACGAATTTCAAATTCAATCAGTAAAATGTAGCCACAAAGgaatatttttcatgatttacAGTTCCCCATCTGCAATATACTCTCTATTTATTCTACAGTTCCAAGTGTATCAGCATTAGTTCTGAGATTCTGTCTGTGTTGCTCAATTCATGCACGCAGGCATAGTCTTGCAGTATGGACCAATATACCCGGTAAACGGAAGAAGATGGAGAGTGTGCGATTGACAAAGTCAATTTCTCCAAAGTGAGCATCATACAATATCTCTTGGCTATATACCACAATGTACCCCATGAACAATGCAAACACAATGCATACCTATCACACAAGCATTACTCATTATCAAGTCagtcatattattcattcattagaCACAAGTATGCATACAACTTCTTACCTTTAACATTCGATGAGCTGTATGGCTGTCAATGTATTCTGAATTACTAGCATTAAAGGTAGAGTAAAATAGAAGACAAGAATAGAACAGGCAGCCCTTGTAGATTGCACTCCTTTCCCTCGTATACGTGGATCCAACCCAGATAAATCCAATGCCAAGTGTTGGAGGTGCCAAAAGGCGGAAAACAAGCCTGTAGAGCAAGTAAGGAATGCTTTCTTGAAGTaagatatttttcaaagtatCAAAATATTCTTCAAAGAAGGAACACAGAACAACAAGAAATAATCAACTACACATACAGAAGGAGCAAATTAACTGCTATTGAATTCATTAAGATGTAATACAATGTAGAAATTGAAAGAGCAAGCAAATGTCTTTGTCATATTAGAAATGACTTCAGGAAATCAGTGGATAATCGTGCACTCTTCATAATTTCGAGCACTCTTCAGGAAATGAGTGGAAATTGTTTCTCAGCTTCACTCATTTATGAGCACTCTTCAGAACTCCTTCACATATACTGCTGGCTAAGAATGCACATAATGGTGAGATAGAATTTTCTAACTGTAACGTCCCCTAAATCCATGAAAGATACAAGTAATTACAGGGTATTGAAATCTGATGTACAAGTCATCAGTTTACAAATCCAAAAACAATAGCTTACAACCTAACAACAGACCAACATCCCAACACCCAATGCTCGTATTGCTCAATATTTCTCATTCATATGCTAAGTATAATCATGACATTCATCTACTGCAAGAATGTTCAGACAAGTCCTTATGAAAGAATTTCCAGAGTAGTttctaattattaaaaataaagtaatcaCTAGTATATATGCCAATCAGCATCAAGCCTTTCTCTGTACACAATTGAAGACTGCAAAAATCAGGTTTCTGATAATATGATATGACAAGAAAGCAGTAAAAGGCAACCATACAgaacatcaacaacaaaaaatctgCACAATGTTTGCCATCTTTCTAGTCTTACTCTTGATCTATTTCAAAGAAATATTTGGTAAAAATGCCAATAGAAGCACCGATGGAAAAGGCAGCAATCATCAAGAGTAAGACCCTTGTCCTCTGCATAGACAGAAAGTTTGCGATATAAGAAGCGACGTCAATAATAAATCAACAACTTGGAACAAAATTTACAAGACAAAGATCACGTACCACACTCGAGGGTGATGTTAAGTAAAGACAGAGTAAACTTGCTACAGAAGAAAGGACTGTGAACCGCCCTCCCGCTTCCCAGATCCAGTGCAAGTAGGATCCAAAAGTAAAGCTCCACATGGCAAAGAAGAGAGTAAGATATACCTATATTTCAGCAAACTAATCAATAACAGGAAAAAAGGGGAATCTAATACTTGAAGCAGAACTGAAAATGCATCTTCTCCAGCTAACTAGGTTTTGCAAAGAAAGGAAAGACCAAACACAAGATGCTGAAACCAGAAATTGCATGAAACAATTAATCCCTCCGTCCAAAATTATATGAAACGAATTCATTTTGGGAAGCTTGAATGCAATTTCATCCAAACTAATCAAAAACAACTTTCAGTACCAAACTTTACTCAAAATGCTAGAGGAAGTTACAAGTTATTCTAATCGTTTTGTGTGATTATAACTAACAGCATAAGCAAGtacaaaagaagagaaaaaaaattacggTAATACATGTAAAATATTCAGGAAAATCGAAATTCATCATGAATCCTGAAGAATTAAGTAAAGCAAGTACAGAAGATGAGAAAATTACGGTAATTCACGTAAAATATTCAGAAAAATCGAAATTCATCATGAACCCTGAAGAATTAAGTAAAGCAAGTATAAACAATGAGAAAGAATTACGGTAATACATGTAAAGTATTCAGAAAAATGGAAATTCATAACGAATCGATTCCAAGTAGATCTCCTGATACAGCTATCGGTAACGAGATTACAGGATAGATATCTCTCGattacaatatttttcataatcaaCATTTTAATGAAAAACTAAGAATGAATGTACCCTCTTCAAGCTTGCATAAGCGTGCTGGGTCATTTCTCCAGTATTCATCACGTCTTCTCTTGTCCAATTCCTTACGAAGTAAGCTCTCACAGCATTCATGGCCTGGAGTTTCATATCTGagaacttcattttttttgctTCAGAGGAAAAAACGAAAACggaaatttgatgaagaagaatgaagaaCGTGAGCTGTATTTATAGTTCGTTATACACTCAAGAGTTTGTTACCAAAGACTGTCCCTCCCCGTTATTCAGTTATTGGGGATATCACAGGGGTAATTTCGTCacaaaaaaaggagaagaatcTTCTGAGTTCTGTGCTCAGTTGTTGGCGGGAAAGGGGAGAGGTGTGGgaatataaaaattttttagggaattttttgtttccttttcccatttttataattaatctcactgtttactcaaaaaaattgtttactGTCTAtttataaaacacaaaatttatacGGTATTTTATGTCATTCTtactataaatatatgtatatgtatttaaTGAGTCTTTTTAACTTCTCATAATACATTGAGTCTTTTCTACTAcaacatgattttattatgaatttgttCTTTTACTTGGTTCAAGTATtcacaatttttcttcttttacacCGTCTTAAGTTTTAGGTACTTACCATCCCTTACAGTTTCAGAGAATTGATCTAGGAAGATTCCCGaattttatctaaataaaaTGGCCAAATACATAAGCAGATCCTTACACTTGTTGAGTTTTTTCCCTCAGGTACTTTAACTACGTCATTTctctattgaatcattgaaccccCATAATTTATTCCGTTTAAACAAACATCGTTGTCTGATGTGGAACCAGATTTGTGAGGGgtattgatagaggatacatatgttgttccacaaatcattagtccaattgatactgaaaatgtttgagaataattgtgttttacttaagtcatttgaacaaattagaaaacaaatgagactagcacggtttgtcttcattccttcaatcaaaattatcacaattgaagacatttacaatagaaaagctgatcaaaatcaaccaacagtattttaaagaaacaaattatagatgatttaattgaaaaatgacGTAATTGAGGTACCTGAGGAAAAAAAACCCGACAAATTTAAgaatttgtttatgtatttgaccaaataaaattttgatatcttATATGAAACCTACTACAACCAAACAAATCAAACAAGTAATAAAGTCTCCTAAACCATAGGAAACTATCCTTTTCCAAAAAGGCaacaaactttttttaaaattcttcgATCCAACCACTGGCAGTTAACCATAAACTGAATTAAAGGTGAAGAAAAAATCACTTTTATTTCTTACACAACAATATAATATGCACACAAAAATAGCTTCTCAtgaacattaattaaaaaaaaggggacaaaaataacaactcaaataaaattaaaattttaaaataaaagcaCTGCCTCTCGCCTAGCACATGAACACAAACAAAGCTCCCAATACAACTGAAACTCCgatcacaaatttgttcatgCTTCCAAATACTTC comes from Solanum pennellii chromosome 1, SPENNV200 and encodes:
- the LOC107031389 gene encoding bax inhibitor 1-like, whose translation is MKFSDMKLQAMNAVRAYFVRNWTREDVMNTGEMTQHAYASLKRVYLTLFFAMWSFTFGSYLHWIWEAGGRFTVLSSVASLLCLYLTSPSSVRTRVLLLMIAAFSIGASIGIFTKYFFEIDQELVFRLLAPPTLGIGFIWVGSTYTRERSAIYKGCLFYSCLLFYSTFNASNSEYIDSHTAHRMLKVCIVFALFMGYIVVYSQEILYDAHFGEIDFVNRTLSIFFRLPGILVHTARLCLRA